The region GTTGGAAGAGGGAGCGCTCGGCCCCGGCAGGCATGAACGGATCTGGAACGGACGGAAATCGGACGGCCGCGAGGCCGACTCGGGTGTCTACTTCGCCCGTCTCGTCGCCGGCGAGAGGAGCGAAACCCGCAAAATGCTGCTGCTCAAGTAAGCCGCCGGTCGCGAAGATCGACCCTTGGGGGGCGCGGGCCGAAACCCGCGCCCTTTCCCGTGCTCCCCGCCTCTGGCGTCCCCTCCGTTCTTCCGGTTACACTCATGGTCACGGCGGGCCGCAAGGAGTCGGAAACCGGCCCGGGAGGAGAAAGCGCATGGAGAAGGAATCGATACGCGACTGGAAGGAAAAGCGGAACAAGCTGAACGAACTGGTCCTCGAATCTTGTGGCTTGCCCGTAAAACGTTTTTATGGGATCGACGATCAAGCCTACCGGGAGGGAGCGCTGCCGGCGAAGACCAAGGAGCTGCTCGGCCTGATCGCCTCCTTCGTGCTCCGCTGCGACGACTGCATCCGCTGGCACGCGATCCGCTGCCACGAACTGGGCGTAACCGACGAGGAGTTGAACGAGGCGACGGCGATCGGACTCGTCGTCGGCGGGAGCATCACCATCCCGCACCAGCGCCGGCTTATGAGGGATTGGAAGGCGCTGAAGGAGGGAGACGACGCCTGATCCCGCCCCGGGGGGGCGGCGCGCCACCCCTCTCCACGACCCCGTCGCCTATTCCTCCTACTGCTCGAGCAGCTCCAGGAGGACGCTCTCGGCGTTTTCGTGGCTCGATTTTCCGATCCAATAAATCGCCGTGCTCTTCAATCCCGGATCCGTCTCCTCACGTGCGATCCGCGCCATCTGCTCCAACGCCGCCGCGTCTTCCTTCCGGGAGAGGGCGTAGAGCGATTGCTCCTTGAGCCCGCGATCTTCGTACCGGTCATAGAGGGCGCCCAACTCCTCGGATTCGATCCAGTTCCTCTCGGAGGCCATGAAGAGGGCGGTCTGCCGCGCCTCGACGGGCTCCTCCGGATCGTCGATCCGGCCGAGCGTCCAAGCGCGCGCCTCCTCCACGTCGGATCGCACGACGGCGAGCACGATCTCCTCGCGCAAGCCCGGATCATCGATCTCCCCATAGGCGTCCATCAAGAAACGGACCTGTTCATCCCCGCCCTCCGACGCGAGCACGAAGGTCACGTAAGCACGATGGGCCGTTTCAGCATCCCTGTTCCGTAGCCGCTCATGGAGTGCGGGCCAGGCCCGCGCGTCTCCCGATCGAGCGAGGGCGAAGACCGCCGATTCCAAAATCTTGGGATCCTCGGTGGAGCCGAGCAAATCGACGAGGTAATCGAAGGCGCGGGCGGAGTTCATGGTTCCGAGCCAGAGGATCGCCTCTTCACGGACATCCGGGTCCGGATCTTCGCGGACCACATCCAGCATGACCTCCGCCGCTTCTTCCCCCTCCTGCCGGGCGAGGAGGTAGAGCGTCTCCTTGCGCAAGCGCGCGCTGCCGGAGTCGCGCTCCGCGAGCACCTTGCGGATCGCCGGGAACGCCATTTCCGATTCCATCGCCAGAAGCGCTTCGAGGGTGGCGAGCTTGATCCGGTTCTCCCCGATCGCCTCCTCGCTCTCCTCGTCGAGAGCCTGCACGGCGCGCGCGTCTCCCCGAACGGCCAGCTCTTTCCGCACGCGCGCGAGAAGCGCCTCCGCCTCTCCATGGGTGGGCGCCCAATCATACTGTTTCGCGTGAAGCTCGAGCGCCTCGCGCGCATAGCGCAGATCCCTCGTCGAACCCTCTCGGTAAAGGGCGAAGGCGCGCCAGTAGAGCGCTTCGGCGCCCCGCGCCGAGTCGAGTTCCTCGCGGAAGAGTCGCTCGAACAACTCCGCCGCCCGCTCGTATTCCCCGCCCTCAAGCGCGCGCTGCGCCTTTTCATAGAGCTTCCCGCGCTCTTCCGCCGTCTCCTCGTCCGCGCCGGCTCGGGCGAGGAGGATCTCGACTCGTCGCTCCCTCTCGTCGCGGCGCGTCTCTTCCCGTTCCGTATTCCGGATCGTCTCCGCCGGCCCGCCGGAGGAAACGCGCGCCTCCGCCTCGGACGCGACGATTGCGATCCAAAGAATCGCCGCGACCCACCGCGCCCACCTTTTCGGTCCCATCATCGTTCCGCTCCTTATATGCCGGCGGTACGAGGCCGCCTAGGAACTCGTTCGCGAAGCCGGGTCAAAAGCATCTTCTCCTCCAGGCCGTTCCGGATTCCCTCCCGGTCGACTCCGTCGGCGGCGCCGACAAGGACGAGACGCGCGAGCGCCAGCTCGAGATCGCGCAGGAGCGCCGCCGTCTCGGGATCGTGGGCGGCGGGGGAGTCGAGGAGGAGCCTCGTCTCGGCCAGTAACGACGCCGCGCGCGAGGGAAAGTCGCCCGCGTCCTCCAGGGCGCCCGGGCCGATGCGAAAATCGGTGAGGAGGATCTCCGCGCGCCCGAAAAAGGGACCGGCGGCGCGGCGGAACGCCTCGGCGCGGCGATCCGCCGAAGGGGGCCGTCCCTTGGAACCCTTCGCCGCCGCCCCGCCGCGATCCGCTTTCTTCTCCACGGTCGCGACCCGTGCTTCCTCCTCCGGCGCCGGAGCCGTGAGCCGCCCGATGCCGACACCGAGGAGGAGAACCGCCGCGGCCGCGGCGGGCACCCAGGTCCGCACCCTTCGGAGAAGACCCCGGCTGCGCGGCGCGCGGCGCTCCGCCCCCGCGGCTCCCCGCCCCGCCCGGATCCGTTCCCAGATCTCTTCGCGGGGCGTGTCGGGCGGCTCGTGGTACGACCGGACCGCATCCTCGAATCGCGTGTTCCGCCCTTTCTCGCTCATGATTCCTCCGCGCGGTTGAAAGCGAAGCCCGCCTCGGCCAGACCGTCGCGGAGAGCCGCGCGAGCCCGGTGAAGCTTCGCCTTCGACGTCCCGACCGGCATGTCCAGAATCCCTCCGATCTCGCGGTGCCGGTAGCCCTCCACGTCGTGCATGACGAAAACGACGCGGAGGTCCTCCGGCAAACGATCCACGAGACGCTCGATGGCGATGCGAAGCTCCTCGCGGCGCGGCGCCGCCGACGCGCTCCGGGCGATTCCCTCGCTCATCTCCCCCTCCCGCTCCCGAATCCGCTTCCACCGCCGGAGCCCGTTCAGGATCACCGAGAGGGCGATTCGGTGGATCCAGGTGGAGAGCGCGGATTCGCGCCGGAACCCCGCCAGGCGGTCGAACACGCGGATGAACGTTTCCTGCGTGAATTCTTCCGCCAGGGATCGGTCGCCGGTCATGCGGAAGGCGAGACGGAAGACGCGGTCCACGTGGGAGTCGTATAACGCCCGCTCCGCTCCCGCGTCGCCGCCGAGCGCGGCCTCGATCATCCGTTGCTCGTCCAAACGCCCCCTCCCGGCACGACGTTCATTCATACGATTGGACACACGCGCGAACCATAAGGTTGCCCCCGACGGAAACGAAGTGAAAAGAGGAGCGCGGCGCGGCTCCACCCGCCGGCGGGGCGGGGACGTTTTTCACGGGTCAGCCATTATTTTCCAACCTTTCCCCCGCCGGGATCGTCTAAGGAAATACAGAGAGTGACCGATCCGGACCGACCCCCGAACCCACCACCCCGGTCCGGATAACGACAAAAACAAAACCGAACGTTTCGATCGAGGAGCCGTGCGATGTCTGCCCACCCCCCGTTGCGTTCCTGTGCCTTACACCGTCCCGGATGGACGGCATGGATCGATTCGCGCGTCCGGATCGGGGCGGCCGTTTCCCTCCTGGTTCTCTCGGCCGCCCTCCCGGACGCCTTCGCGGAAAACGGGAGCTGTCTTCCCGTGTCCGTGGATTTGGTCTCCCGGATCACCGCCGCCCGATTGCTTTCGCCGATTCGCCTGGACGGCGCGCTCGACGAAGAGAGCTGGCAGCGCCCCGCCGCGGCCCCGCTCGTTCAGAACGAGCCGGACAACGGTTGCACGCCGCGGCAGGACACGGAGTGGTGGGTCGTCTACGACGACGAAGCGCTCTACATCGGCTGCCGAATGCTCGACTCGCAACCGGATTCGATCGTCTGCGGTCTCGGCCGCCGGGACGCTTATCCCGTGTCGGACTGGATCTACCTGAACCTGGACACCTTCAACGACGACCGGAACGGTTACTCCTTCTCCTTCAGTCCCGCCGGATCGATGAACGACGCCGTCATCTACTGCGACGGTGCGACGGACGACTCCTGGGACGGCATCTGGGACGTGGCCGCTCGCGTCGACGACGGAGGCTGGTCCGCCGAGGTGCGGATCCCCTTCGCCCAGCTCGCCTTCCCCGACGCGGAGGAGCAGGTGTGGGGGATGAACTTCAGCCGTCGCATCTGCCGCTATCAGGAGAGGGACGAGTTGTTCCATCGTCCCCGGGGCGAATCGGGATACGTCGGCCGCTTCCCCGATCTGGTCGGCATCCGGGGCGTGAAACCGGGCAAGCGCGTCGAGGTGCTCGCCTACGGCGCCGGCAAGGCCGATTTCACCGACGCCGACGGCGGCGATCCCTTCCGGGACGGCTCGGACTGGAGCGGCAACACCGGCGCGGACATCCTGTGGGGGCTCTCGAACGACCTGAACCTGAACGCCACCTTCAACCCGGACTTCGGCCAGGTCGAGGTGGATCCGGCGGTGGTGAATCTCGGCGACTTCGAAACTTACTTCCCCGAAAAGCGCCCCTTCTTCGTGAAGGACAGCGGCGTGTTCCGTTTCGCCCGCGAAGGAACCAACAACAACTGGAACTTCAACTGGATGGACCCAATGCTCTTCTATAGCCGCCGGATCGGACGGACGCCGACGTTGTCGCTGGGCGACAATGACTACGCCGACGCCCCGGAGGCGACCACCATCCTCGGCGCGGGAAAGATGAGCGGGAAGATCGGCGACAACACGATCGGCTTGCTGCACGCCGTGACCGCCCGCGAGGAGGCGCGCCTCGAGTACGAGGGAATCCGTTCCGAACAGACCGTGGAGCCGCTCGCCGGCTACACCGTGGCCCGGCTCTCCCGGACCACCGCCAACGGCGACCACGGCGTCGGCTGGATGCTGACCGATGTCCGGCGCGATCTCGATGATCCGCGGGGGCGGGAAGAACTCACCGGCGCCGCCTCGGCGATCGGCATGGACGGCTGGACCACCCTGGACGACGACGGGGTTTGGGCGCTCCGCGGTTATCTGAGCGGGAGCCGCGTCACCGGATCATCGGAGGCGATCGACGAAGTCCAGCGCAACTCGCGGCACTACATGGACCGGCCCTGCGCGGACCACCTCGACTACGACCCCAACCGCACGCGCCTGGACGGTTGGAGCGGCCGGCTCATGTTGAACAAGCAATCCGGCGCGTTCACCCTGAACACCGCGGTCGGCGTCGCCTCCCCCGGATACGAAATCGGCGATCTCGGCTACCAGACCCGAAGCGACAAGATCAACAGCCATCTCGTCCTCAGTTACGCATGGCATGAACCGAGAGGCGTGTTCCGTAATCGCGCGATCAGTCTCGGGACTTACAAGCTGTGGGATTACGGCGGCGCCCCCGACAATTACGGGAGCTGCGTCTTCTGGAGCGCCGGTTTCCGCAATTTCTGGGAAGCCTGGGGAAACGTCTTTTACGAACCGGAACGGACCGGCCGCTGGACCACGTGGGGCGGCCCGCCGATTCGCCTCCCACGGCATCGAAGCGCCGAGGCCTACCTCGAATCGGACGGCCGGGGTGTGTGGACCGTGGGGGGCGGCGGCCGCGTCTGGGACATCGCCGACGGTTCCAGGGGAGCCAGCGCGGAGATGTGGTTCACGATTCGCCCGAGGAGCGGGCTGCGTCTCTTCTTCGACCCTTATCTCAGCTGGGGACACGACAAGGTCGGCTGGGTCGGCACCGAAGAAGACTCGACCATGACCGACACCTACGGGAGCCGCTACCTCTTCGCGGACTTCACCGAGCGCCGGTTCATGATGACCACCCGTCTGGACTGGACCTTCACGCCGGGGCTCACGCTACAGACCTACATCCAACCCCTCTTCGCCGCCGCGCGTTATCGAGACATCAAGGAACTCTCCCGGCCGAACAGTTATGACTGCAACGTCTACGGCCGGGACAACGGATCGACGATCGTCTATAGCGAAGAGGACGGCGCGTACGAGATCGATCCCGACGGCGCCGGCCCGATCGAGGCGTACTCCCTGGACGATCCGGACTTCAATTTCAAATCGCTCAAGCTGAACATGGTGCTCCGCTGGGAGTTCCGGCCCGGCTCGACCTTCTATCTCGTTTGGACGCAAAACCGAACGGATGAGGGGCATGCGGGCGATTTCGAGTTGGACCGGGACGCGCGAAATCTGTTCGGATCACCGGGCGACGACATCGTGATGGCGAAGATCGCCACCTGGTGGAACTTATAGTACGGACGACGCGCGGAGTCCCCCTCGCGGGACTTCGCGCGTCATCCGGGCCGATTTCCTCATGCCGCAGTCGCGGATCCGCCGGAGAAACGCGCCTCTCGCCTCCGCCCCGTCGAGGTGGTAAACTGTACATAGCGCGTAGATAGCCGCGCACCCCGGCGACGCGAAACATCACGAACCGCTCCCTCGACCGGCAACACCGCAGCGCAGCGCGCCCTCCACGCGGGCGGCCGGGATCTCCCCGTCACTCCTCTCCTCCGGGGGGCCCGCGTTGATCGGCAGAACGGTCTCTCATTACCGAATCGTCGAGAAAATCGGCCGGGGCGGCATGGGGGTGGTGTACAAGGCGGAGGACCTTCGCCTCGGCCGCCCGGTGGCGTTGAAATTTCTCCACGCCGACCTTCTTCGCCACATCGACGCTAAGTCCCGGTTCCTCACCGAGGCGCGCGCCGCCTCCGCGCTCGATCACCCGCACATCTGCACGGTGTACGAAATCGGCGAGTCCGAAGAGGAAGGACTCTTCCTCGCGCTCGCCTGGTACGACGGCGAATCGCTCCGCGAACGGATCCGTCGAGGTCCGCTCCCCACGGAGGACGCGGCCCGCTTCGCCCGCCAAATCGCCGAGGCGCTCGCCGCGGCGCACGACAAGGGGATCGTCCACCGGGACGTGAAACCGGCCAACATCATGCTCGCCGAGGACCGGTCCGCGAAGCTCCTCGACTTCGGTCTCGCCAAATTGATCGGAAGCGACGGACCGACCCGGACCGGAACGACCGTCGGCACCGTCTCCTACATGGCGCCCGAACAGGTGCGCGGCGAAGAGGCGGACCATCGAGCCGACATCTGGGCTCTCGGCGTGGTCCTCTATGAAATGCTCGCCGGACGCCTCCCCTTCCGTGGCGGGAACGAGCGGGCGGTCTTCCACTCGATTTTGGAAGTTCCCCACGAACCGGTCGAAAAGATCCGACCGGATGCGCCGCCGGATCTGGTGCGCGTCGTAAACCGTTGTCTTGTAAAAAATCGATCGGGGCGATGCTCCGACGCGCGGGAAGCGGCACGGGACCTCGCCCTCGCCGAAGGATCGTCGGAGGCCACCTCGATCTGGAGGAGGCCGGGCGGCGGCGGGCGACGGCGACTCGCGCCGGTCATCGCCCTCGCGGCCGTCGCGGCGATCGCCCTCGGACTCTGGGCGGGCCGGGGGACGATCCGCTCCCTCGCCGGCGGCGGACCGCTTCCGGAAAACCGTTACACCGCCGTTCTCCCCTGCCGCTCCGATGAGGAGGACCGTGCGCTCTGTCTCGGCCTCTCCCGATATCTCGCCTTCGGTCTCGAGCGCGTCGAGCCTTTCACTTCCGAATTCCGCGTCTTCTTCGGCGAGGACACGCGGACCCTGGAATCGGCGCGACGCCTGTTGGCCGTCGATCTCGCCCTGGACGGCGAGTTGCGGCGCGCGGGCGGCGGGATGGAGATCTCGGTTCGCCTGCGGGACGCGCGAACCGGCCGCTCGCTTCGCTCCTTCACCCTCCGTGGCGCGGCCGGCAATCTCGCGGTGCTTCAGGACACGCTTCTGCTCCGGACGGTGGAGATGCTCGGCCTTCCGACGGGCGCGCCGGCGCGGGCGGCGCTCGCCGCGGGACGCACCTCCGTACCGGCCGCCTTCGAGCCCTTTCTGCGAGGCATCGGCTTCCTCTCCCCTTCCGATGGGGAGGCGGAACCGGATTCAGCCGTCCGCTGGTTGGAGACGGCGATCGCCGAGGATCCGGGCTACGCCCTCGCTCACGCGGCGATCGCGGAAGCGGGTCGGCTGGCGGCGGAAAACGCCGAGGACCCCATCGCGCAAGTCGGCGCGGCCGCCCTCCGCGCCGAAAGGGCGATTCGTCTCGACGACCGCCTCACGCTCCCTCGGATCACTCTTGCGCGGATCGCGATCCACGCCGGAGACGAGGAAACCGCGATCCGCCATCTTACGGACGCGCTGGATAGAAATCCGGCGGACGACCAGGCGCTCCGCCTCCTCGCCTACGTCCGTGAAATCACCGGCGATCCGACCCGCGCGGAACTCGTCTACCGGCGCGCCGTCGAACTCCGCCCCGGGGACCATTGGATGCGATGCAATCTCGCCTTCTTCTTCCTGAGCCGGGGACGCTACGAGGAGGCCGCCGAGGAGTATCGCCGGGTCGCGCGGATCGCCCCGGAGAACCCCTCGGGCTACAGCCACCTCGGCGTGGCGTACAACGCCCTCGGCCGTTGGGAGGAGGCGCGGGACGCCTTCCTTCGCTCCATCGAGATCGAACCGAACTACGGGGCGCTGGCGAACCTGGCGACCCTTTATTTCACGGCGGAACGATACGCCGATGCGGCGGAGACGTACGGGCGAACCCTCGCGATCGACA is a window of Candidatus Eisenbacteria bacterium DNA encoding:
- a CDS encoding carboxymuconolactone decarboxylase family protein — its product is MEKESIRDWKEKRNKLNELVLESCGLPVKRFYGIDDQAYREGALPAKTKELLGLIASFVLRCDDCIRWHAIRCHELGVTDEELNEATAIGLVVGGSITIPHQRRLMRDWKALKEGDDA
- a CDS encoding HEAT repeat domain-containing protein, whose protein sequence is MMGPKRWARWVAAILWIAIVASEAEARVSSGGPAETIRNTEREETRRDERERRVEILLARAGADEETAEERGKLYEKAQRALEGGEYERAAELFERLFREELDSARGAEALYWRAFALYREGSTRDLRYAREALELHAKQYDWAPTHGEAEALLARVRKELAVRGDARAVQALDEESEEAIGENRIKLATLEALLAMESEMAFPAIRKVLAERDSGSARLRKETLYLLARQEGEEAAEVMLDVVREDPDPDVREEAILWLGTMNSARAFDYLVDLLGSTEDPKILESAVFALARSGDARAWPALHERLRNRDAETAHRAYVTFVLASEGGDEQVRFLMDAYGEIDDPGLREEIVLAVVRSDVEEARAWTLGRIDDPEEPVEARQTALFMASERNWIESEELGALYDRYEDRGLKEQSLYALSRKEDAAALEQMARIAREETDPGLKSTAIYWIGKSSHENAESVLLELLEQ
- a CDS encoding RNA polymerase sigma factor, producing the protein MDEQRMIEAALGGDAGAERALYDSHVDRVFRLAFRMTGDRSLAEEFTQETFIRVFDRLAGFRRESALSTWIHRIALSVILNGLRRWKRIREREGEMSEGIARSASAAPRREELRIAIERLVDRLPEDLRVVFVMHDVEGYRHREIGGILDMPVGTSKAKLHRARAALRDGLAEAGFAFNRAEES
- a CDS encoding carbohydrate binding family 9 domain-containing protein produces the protein MSVDLVSRITAARLLSPIRLDGALDEESWQRPAAAPLVQNEPDNGCTPRQDTEWWVVYDDEALYIGCRMLDSQPDSIVCGLGRRDAYPVSDWIYLNLDTFNDDRNGYSFSFSPAGSMNDAVIYCDGATDDSWDGIWDVAARVDDGGWSAEVRIPFAQLAFPDAEEQVWGMNFSRRICRYQERDELFHRPRGESGYVGRFPDLVGIRGVKPGKRVEVLAYGAGKADFTDADGGDPFRDGSDWSGNTGADILWGLSNDLNLNATFNPDFGQVEVDPAVVNLGDFETYFPEKRPFFVKDSGVFRFAREGTNNNWNFNWMDPMLFYSRRIGRTPTLSLGDNDYADAPEATTILGAGKMSGKIGDNTIGLLHAVTAREEARLEYEGIRSEQTVEPLAGYTVARLSRTTANGDHGVGWMLTDVRRDLDDPRGREELTGAASAIGMDGWTTLDDDGVWALRGYLSGSRVTGSSEAIDEVQRNSRHYMDRPCADHLDYDPNRTRLDGWSGRLMLNKQSGAFTLNTAVGVASPGYEIGDLGYQTRSDKINSHLVLSYAWHEPRGVFRNRAISLGTYKLWDYGGAPDNYGSCVFWSAGFRNFWEAWGNVFYEPERTGRWTTWGGPPIRLPRHRSAEAYLESDGRGVWTVGGGGRVWDIADGSRGASAEMWFTIRPRSGLRLFFDPYLSWGHDKVGWVGTEEDSTMTDTYGSRYLFADFTERRFMMTTRLDWTFTPGLTLQTYIQPLFAAARYRDIKELSRPNSYDCNVYGRDNGSTIVYSEEDGAYEIDPDGAGPIEAYSLDDPDFNFKSLKLNMVLRWEFRPGSTFYLVWTQNRTDEGHAGDFELDRDARNLFGSPGDDIVMAKIATWWNL
- a CDS encoding protein kinase, which gives rise to MIGRTVSHYRIVEKIGRGGMGVVYKAEDLRLGRPVALKFLHADLLRHIDAKSRFLTEARAASALDHPHICTVYEIGESEEEGLFLALAWYDGESLRERIRRGPLPTEDAARFARQIAEALAAAHDKGIVHRDVKPANIMLAEDRSAKLLDFGLAKLIGSDGPTRTGTTVGTVSYMAPEQVRGEEADHRADIWALGVVLYEMLAGRLPFRGGNERAVFHSILEVPHEPVEKIRPDAPPDLVRVVNRCLVKNRSGRCSDAREAARDLALAEGSSEATSIWRRPGGGGRRRLAPVIALAAVAAIALGLWAGRGTIRSLAGGGPLPENRYTAVLPCRSDEEDRALCLGLSRYLAFGLERVEPFTSEFRVFFGEDTRTLESARRLLAVDLALDGELRRAGGGMEISVRLRDARTGRSLRSFTLRGAAGNLAVLQDTLLLRTVEMLGLPTGAPARAALAAGRTSVPAAFEPFLRGIGFLSPSDGEAEPDSAVRWLETAIAEDPGYALAHAAIAEAGRLAAENAEDPIAQVGAAALRAERAIRLDDRLTLPRITLARIAIHAGDEETAIRHLTDALDRNPADDQALRLLAYVREITGDPTRAELVYRRAVELRPGDHWMRCNLAFFFLSRGRYEEAAEEYRRVARIAPENPSGYSHLGVAYNALGRWEEARDAFLRSIEIEPNYGALANLATLYFTAERYADAAETYGRTLAIDSTDYRVWGNLASCLSLLPDREEEKRLAYERAARLAEERRRKHPKDARLIAHIAEYYDALGEPERALPLVENAIALAPDDVEVMFHAAHTYEKLGHRDQALEWIGRAVRNGYDVSLIEETPGLRDLTADPRYREIVGGAAKIHDP